From Cinclus cinclus chromosome 2, bCinCin1.1, whole genome shotgun sequence, one genomic window encodes:
- the EIF2S3 gene encoding eukaryotic translation initiation factor 2 subunit 3 has product MAGDEAGVTLGQPHLSRQDLGTLDVTKLTPLSPEVISRQATINIGTIGHVAHGKSTVVKAISGVHTVRFKNELERNITIKLGYANAKIYKLDDPSCSRPECYRSCGSSTPDEFPTDIPGTKGNFKLVRHVSFVDCPGHDILMATMLNGAAVMDAALLLIAGNESCPQPQTSEHLAAIEIMKLKHILILQNKIDLVKESQAKEQYEQILAFVQGTVAEGAPIIPISAQLKYNIEVVCEYIVKKIPVPLRDFTSEPRLIVIRSFDVNKPGCEVDDLKGGVAGGSILKGVLKVGQEIEVRPGIVSKDSEGKLMCKPIFSKIVSLFAEHNDLQYAAPGGLIGVGTKIDPTLCRADRMVGQVLGAVGALPEIFTELEISYFLLRRLLGVRTEGDKKAAKVQKLSKNEVLMVNIGSLSTGGRVSAVKADLGKIVLTNPVCTEVGEKIALSRRVEKHWRLIGWGQIRRGVTIKPTVDDD; this is encoded by the exons ATGGCGGGGGACGAGGCGGGAGTGACTCTGGGGCAGCCGCACCTCAGCCGGCAGGATCTCGGCACCTTG GATGTCACCAAGCTGACACCTCTTTCACCAGAAGTCATCAGCAGACAAGCAACAATTAATATAG GTACAATTGGTCATGTAGCCCATGGAAAGTCGACAGTAGTCAAAGCTATATCTGGAGTCCATACTGTCAGATTTAAAAATGAACTGGAAAGAAATATCACAATCAAGCTGGGTTATGCTAATGCAAAG atttACAAGCTGGATGACCCAAGCTGCTCTCGACCAGAGTGTTATCGATCCTGTGGAAGTAGCACCCCGGATGAGTTCCCTACAGATATTCCAGGCACCAAAGGGAACTTTAAACTAGTCAG GCATGTCTCTTTTGTGGATTGTCCTGGCCACGATATTTTGATGGCTACCATGTTGAACGGTGCAGCAGTAATGGATGCAGCTTTACTGTTGATAG CTGGTAATGAGTCATGCCCTCAACCTCAGACCTCAGAACATCTAGCTGCTATAGAAATCATGAAACTGAAGCACATTTTGATTCTACAGAATAAGATTGACTTGGTGAAAGAGAGCCAGGCTAAAGAACAGTATGAACAAATTCTTGCATTTGTACAAG GTACAGTTGCAGAAGGAGCTCCAATAATTCCAATCTCAGCACAGTTGAAATACAACATTGAGGTGGTTTGTGAGTACATAGTGAAGAAAATCCCGGTCCCTCTGCGAGACTTCACATCTGAACCAAGGCTCATTG TAATTAGATCTTTTGATGTCAACAAGCCTGGCTGTGAAGTTGATGACCTTAAGGGAGGTGTTGCTGGTGGCAGTATTCTAAAGGGTGTTTTAAAG GTGGGCCAGGAAATTGAGGTGCGGCCTGGTATTGTGTCCAAGGACAGTGAAGGGAAACTCATGTGCAAGCCAATCTTTTCCAAAATTGTGTCACTCTTTGCTGAACACAACGATCTACAATATGCTGCTCCAGGAGGCCTTATAG GTGTTGGCACTAAGATTGACCCCACTTTATGCCGGGCTGACCGCATGGTGGGCCAAGTTCTTGGTGCAGTTGGGGCACTGCCAGAAATATTTACAGAGCTAGAAATTTCCTACTTCTTGCTGAGACGACTCTTAGGTGTGCGCACTGAAGGAGACAAGAAAGCTGCAAAG GTGCAAAAATTATCAAAGAATGAAGTTCTAATGGTAAACATAGGATCCTTATCTACTGGAGGGAGAGTCAGTGCTGTAAAGGCTGATTTGGGGAAGATTGTGCTCACTAACCCTGTATGCacagaagtgggagaaaaaattGCTCTGAGTCGAAGAGTTGAGAAACACTGGCG tttaattgGTTGGGGTCAGATCAGAAGAGGAGTGACAATCAAGCCAACTGTTGATGATGACTGA